One stretch of Cellulomonas wangsupingiae DNA includes these proteins:
- the ureG gene encoding urease accessory protein UreG has product MAEPVVPTTPARAFRLGVAGPVGTGKTSLIALLCRELADELEMGVVTNDIYTDEDAQILRAAGVLEIDRIRAVETGACPHTAIRDDVTPNLIAVEDLEADHGPLDLVLVESGGDNLTATFSPALVDAQIFVLDVAGGGDVARKGGPGIARADLLVVNKTDLAPYVEVDVERMLHDASRARDGAPVIGLSRHDRASVAALTTWVRDMTAEVRAGRHTPVDPGPMAPHTHVDEDGAVLVHAHDGAAEHAHTHRGVDVLQVTHEHAHAQPAERG; this is encoded by the coding sequence ATGGCTGAGCCCGTCGTCCCCACCACCCCGGCCCGCGCGTTCCGGCTCGGCGTCGCCGGCCCCGTCGGCACCGGCAAGACGTCGCTCATCGCGCTGCTGTGCCGGGAGCTGGCCGACGAGCTCGAGATGGGCGTCGTCACCAACGACATCTACACCGACGAGGACGCGCAGATCCTGCGGGCCGCGGGCGTGCTGGAGATCGACCGCATCCGCGCGGTCGAGACGGGCGCGTGCCCCCACACCGCGATCCGCGACGACGTCACGCCCAACCTCATCGCCGTCGAGGACCTCGAGGCCGACCACGGCCCCCTCGACCTCGTCCTCGTGGAGTCCGGCGGCGACAACCTCACGGCGACGTTCTCCCCCGCCCTGGTCGACGCGCAGATCTTCGTGCTCGACGTGGCCGGCGGCGGCGACGTGGCGCGCAAGGGCGGACCGGGCATCGCCCGCGCGGACCTGCTGGTGGTCAACAAGACGGACCTCGCGCCGTACGTCGAGGTGGACGTCGAGCGCATGCTCCACGACGCGTCGCGGGCACGCGACGGTGCGCCCGTCATCGGCCTGTCGCGGCACGACCGCGCGTCCGTCGCCGCGCTGACGACGTGGGTGCGGGACATGACCGCCGAGGTCAGGGCGGGCCGTCACACGCCCGTGGACCCGGGGCCGATGGCGCCGCACACGCACGTCGACGAGGATGGCGCCGTGCTGGTGCACGCCCACGACGGCGCGGCCGAGCACGCGCACACGCACCGGGGGGTGGACGTCCTGCAGGTCACGCACGAGCACGCGCACGCACAGCCGGCGGAGCGCGGATGA
- a CDS encoding urease accessory protein UreF produces MPALAATRLRTVTATEAGAAVVARHVWLERGDLAPVEDAWAARTPSPAVRDAARRLGRGYLRLALALWPDALDGAFAPRAAPPRPLVAGAIGAVTGLDALQVALLVGYDDVQTIASAALKLTPLDPATTTRWVLDLHPAVARMAASVAHLTDPDDIPSAGAPMTDAWAQAHAGTTRRLFHG; encoded by the coding sequence GTGCCCGCGCTGGCCGCCACGCGGCTGCGGACCGTCACCGCGACGGAAGCGGGGGCGGCCGTCGTCGCGCGGCACGTGTGGCTCGAGCGCGGCGACCTCGCGCCCGTCGAGGACGCGTGGGCGGCGCGGACCCCGAGCCCGGCCGTGCGCGACGCCGCCCGGCGCCTGGGCCGCGGGTACCTGCGGCTGGCCCTCGCGCTGTGGCCGGACGCGCTCGACGGCGCGTTCGCCCCGCGTGCGGCTCCCCCGCGGCCGCTCGTCGCGGGGGCGATCGGCGCCGTGACCGGGCTCGACGCCCTGCAGGTCGCGCTGCTCGTCGGCTACGACGACGTGCAGACGATCGCGTCGGCCGCGCTCAAGCTGACCCCGCTCGACCCCGCGACGACGACCCGGTGGGTCCTCGACCTGCACCCCGCCGTCGCACGCATGGCGGCGTCCGTCGCCCACCTGACCGACCCGGACGACATCCCGTCGGCCGGCGCACCGATGACCGACGCGTGGGCCCAGGCCCACGCCGGCACCACCCGGAGGCTGTTCCATGGCTGA
- a CDS encoding urease subunit alpha: MVEISRARYAALYGPTTGDQVRLGDTDLWIEVEQDLTVGGEEAVFGGGKSIRESMAQGSTTRAQGAPDTVITNALVLDWWGVVKADVGIRDGRIVALGRAGNPDVADGVHPDLRIGPSTDVISGEGRVLTAGGIDVHVHFLSPSQVHEALATGLTTLAGGGTGPSEGSKATTVTPGAWHLRALHRALDTAPVNLLLLGKGNTVSAEGLAEQALAGAGGYKVHEDWGSTPAAIDAALRAADDWGLQVALHSDSLNEAGFVESTIGAIAGRSIHAFHAEGAGGGHAPDILTVASLPHVIPGSTNPTLPHTVNTVAEHLDMLMVCHHLNPSVPEDLAFAESRIRATTIAAEDVLHDMGALSITSSDAQAMGRIGEVITRTWQVAHVMKHRRGALSAAMPADNERARRYVAKYTINPAVAHGIDHVVGSVEVGKLADLVLWDPRFFGVRPDVVMKGGAIAWAALGDPNASIPTPQPVLQRPSFGDATGADHSVTFVSPAALDDGLADRLGLRRRLEGVRPTRDVGKAQMVNNDALPRIEVDPETFTIRIDGDVVEPAPADVLPLAQLYSMF; this comes from the coding sequence ATGGTCGAGATCTCACGCGCGCGGTACGCCGCGCTGTACGGACCGACGACGGGCGACCAGGTGCGCCTCGGCGACACCGACCTGTGGATCGAGGTCGAGCAGGACCTGACCGTCGGCGGCGAGGAGGCCGTGTTCGGGGGCGGCAAGTCGATCCGCGAGTCCATGGCGCAGGGGTCGACGACCCGCGCGCAGGGCGCCCCGGACACCGTGATCACCAACGCGCTCGTCCTCGACTGGTGGGGCGTGGTCAAGGCGGACGTCGGCATCCGCGACGGGCGCATCGTGGCCCTGGGCCGCGCCGGCAACCCCGACGTGGCCGACGGTGTCCACCCCGACCTGCGCATCGGCCCGTCCACCGACGTCATCAGCGGCGAGGGGCGCGTCCTCACCGCCGGCGGCATCGACGTGCACGTGCACTTCCTGTCGCCATCGCAGGTGCACGAGGCGCTCGCGACGGGCCTGACGACGCTCGCGGGCGGCGGGACCGGCCCGTCGGAGGGCTCGAAGGCCACCACCGTGACGCCCGGTGCGTGGCACCTGCGCGCGCTGCACCGCGCGCTCGACACCGCACCGGTGAACCTGCTGCTGCTCGGCAAGGGCAACACCGTCAGCGCCGAAGGGCTGGCCGAGCAGGCCCTGGCCGGTGCCGGCGGCTACAAGGTGCACGAGGACTGGGGGTCCACGCCCGCCGCGATCGACGCCGCACTGCGCGCCGCGGACGACTGGGGCCTGCAGGTCGCGCTGCACTCGGACTCGCTCAACGAGGCCGGGTTCGTCGAGTCGACGATCGGCGCGATCGCGGGCCGGTCCATCCACGCGTTCCACGCCGAGGGCGCCGGGGGTGGGCACGCGCCCGACATCCTCACGGTCGCCTCCCTGCCGCACGTCATCCCCGGCTCGACGAACCCGACGCTCCCCCACACCGTCAACACGGTGGCCGAGCACCTCGACATGCTCATGGTCTGCCACCACCTCAACCCGTCGGTCCCGGAGGACCTCGCGTTCGCCGAGTCCCGGATCCGTGCGACGACCATCGCCGCCGAGGACGTCCTGCACGACATGGGGGCGCTGTCGATCACGTCGTCGGACGCCCAGGCGATGGGCCGCATCGGCGAGGTGATCACGCGGACGTGGCAGGTCGCGCACGTCATGAAGCACCGCCGCGGGGCCCTGTCCGCGGCCATGCCGGCCGACAACGAGCGCGCCCGCCGGTACGTCGCGAAGTACACGATCAACCCCGCGGTCGCGCACGGCATCGACCACGTCGTCGGGTCCGTCGAGGTCGGCAAGCTCGCCGACCTGGTGCTGTGGGACCCGCGGTTCTTCGGCGTCCGGCCGGACGTGGTGATGAAGGGCGGTGCGATCGCGTGGGCCGCGCTGGGCGACCCGAACGCGTCGATCCCCACGCCGCAGCCCGTCCTGCAGCGGCCGTCGTTCGGCGACGCGACCGGCGCCGACCACTCGGTCACGTTCGTCTCGCCCGCCGCGCTCGACGACGGCCTGGCCGACCGCCTCGGGCTGCGCCGCCGGCTCGAGGGGGTGCGCCCGACGCGCGACGTCGGCAAGGCGCAGATGGTCAACAACGACGCCCTGCCGCGCATCGAGGTCGACCCGGAGACGTTCACCATCCGCATCGACGGCGACGTCGTCGAGCCCGCCCCCGCCGACGTCCTGCCGCTGGCCCAGCTCTACTCGATGTTCTGA
- the ureB gene encoding urease subunit beta, whose protein sequence is MAGTSGDGPGAVRTRAGSVVLNGDRADHERITLVVENTGDRPVQIGSHLHLPDANPALAFDRAAAHGFRLDVPSGTSQRFEPGASRSVDAVAIRGARRVPGIRLGKTDGGAL, encoded by the coding sequence ATGGCAGGCACGTCCGGCGACGGACCCGGCGCGGTGCGCACGCGCGCGGGCAGCGTCGTGCTCAACGGCGACCGCGCGGACCACGAGCGGATCACGCTCGTGGTCGAGAACACCGGCGACCGGCCGGTGCAGATCGGGTCCCACCTGCACCTGCCGGACGCCAACCCCGCCCTGGCCTTCGACCGCGCCGCGGCCCACGGCTTCCGGCTCGACGTGCCGTCGGGCACGTCGCAGCGGTTCGAGCCCGGGGCGTCGCGGTCGGTCGACGCCGTCGCGATCCGCGGTGCGCGCCGCGTGCCCGGCATCCGGCTGGGCAAGACGGACGGGGGTGCGCTCTAG
- a CDS encoding urease subunit gamma — MRLTPADTEKLLLSVAGMVARDRLARGVRLNHPEAVALLSTWVLERARDGVGVSQLMADGRTVLRRDQVMDGVPEMLHDVQVEATFPDGRKLVTLHTPIA, encoded by the coding sequence ATGAGGCTCACCCCCGCCGACACCGAGAAGCTGCTGCTGTCCGTGGCCGGCATGGTCGCGCGCGACAGGCTGGCCCGTGGCGTGCGGCTCAACCACCCCGAGGCCGTCGCGCTGCTGAGCACGTGGGTGCTCGAACGTGCCCGCGACGGCGTGGGGGTCTCCCAGCTCATGGCCGACGGCCGGACGGTGCTGCGGCGGGACCAGGTGATGGACGGCGTCCCGGAGATGCTGCACGACGTGCAGGTCGAGGCCACCTTCCCCGACGGCCGCAAGCTCGTCACCCTCCACACCCCCATCGCCTGA
- a CDS encoding ABC transporter substrate-binding protein translates to MVNLNRRCVRLSCLAAVAALVVTACAPAQDMAVAPADAAPPAEPEGKVTFLSAENLSGDWDPFDHTILAQDRLQRAAYETLVRVDEDGEFQPGLALTWENVAPTTWRLGLREGVTFHDGTPMTAEDVKASIEYVSSPEVAWSLAFPRPFTADVVDDHTVDIHTGEPFAPMPGLLATGAAGVVAPSELIEAGTLDEKFVGTGPYRWVSYESEAKGVHLTVNEDYWGEEPKIKDYVFRYVGDSQTRLAALRSGQADIIDRVEPHQVADVESDPRLAITRTPTVESKWLAFRAAKPPMDNPLLRQAIAHAINVPQIVEVVLQGSGTVNTSYFSPSHEFHSDSPTFPTYDPERARELLAEAGYPGGEGLRTLDLMVSVGFYPMTKEYGEVIVQNLADVGIDAKLTTLETARYNQGLFDPEMGDLYDHGWFLGSYDANSVMMSLFGNALVTSVNDPDVDAALAAQMAALDGAERRRLIDDRLMPALNESMLEFPMFTSELITAYSRNVRDLEVPPTSYHRIEDAFLAK, encoded by the coding sequence ATGGTGAATCTGAATCGTCGGTGCGTCCGTCTGTCCTGCCTCGCCGCCGTCGCGGCCCTCGTCGTCACGGCCTGCGCCCCCGCGCAGGACATGGCGGTGGCACCCGCGGACGCGGCGCCGCCGGCCGAGCCCGAGGGGAAGGTGACCTTCCTGTCGGCCGAGAACCTGTCCGGGGACTGGGACCCCTTCGACCACACGATCCTCGCCCAGGACCGCCTGCAGCGAGCCGCGTACGAGACGCTCGTCCGCGTCGACGAGGACGGGGAGTTCCAGCCCGGTCTCGCCCTCACCTGGGAGAACGTGGCCCCGACGACGTGGCGCCTCGGCCTGCGCGAGGGCGTCACGTTCCACGACGGGACCCCGATGACCGCCGAGGACGTCAAGGCGTCGATCGAGTACGTGTCCAGCCCCGAGGTCGCCTGGTCCCTCGCGTTCCCGCGCCCGTTCACGGCCGACGTGGTCGACGACCACACCGTCGACATCCACACCGGAGAGCCGTTCGCCCCGATGCCGGGCCTGCTCGCCACGGGCGCGGCCGGCGTCGTCGCGCCGTCCGAGCTCATCGAGGCCGGCACGCTCGACGAGAAGTTCGTCGGGACGGGCCCCTACCGCTGGGTGTCGTACGAGAGCGAGGCCAAGGGCGTCCACCTCACGGTCAACGAGGACTACTGGGGCGAGGAGCCCAAGATCAAGGACTACGTCTTCCGGTACGTGGGGGACAGCCAGACCCGGCTCGCCGCGCTGCGCTCCGGGCAGGCGGACATCATCGACCGGGTCGAGCCGCACCAGGTCGCGGACGTCGAGAGCGACCCGCGCCTGGCGATCACCCGGACCCCCACGGTCGAGTCGAAGTGGCTCGCGTTCCGCGCCGCCAAGCCGCCGATGGACAACCCCCTGCTGCGTCAGGCGATCGCCCACGCGATCAACGTGCCGCAGATCGTCGAGGTCGTCCTGCAGGGCAGCGGGACCGTGAACACGTCGTACTTCTCCCCGAGCCACGAGTTCCACAGCGACTCGCCCACCTTCCCGACGTACGACCCGGAGCGGGCGCGCGAGCTGCTGGCCGAGGCGGGGTACCCCGGGGGCGAAGGGCTGCGGACGCTGGACCTCATGGTCTCCGTCGGCTTCTACCCGATGACCAAGGAGTACGGCGAGGTCATCGTGCAGAACCTCGCCGACGTCGGGATCGACGCCAAGCTCACGACCCTCGAGACGGCCCGGTACAACCAGGGCCTGTTCGACCCCGAGATGGGCGACCTGTACGACCACGGCTGGTTCCTCGGCTCGTACGACGCCAACAGCGTGATGATGTCGCTCTTCGGCAACGCGCTGGTCACGTCGGTGAACGACCCCGACGTCGACGCCGCGCTCGCCGCGCAGATGGCGGCCCTCGACGGGGCGGAGCGCCGGCGGCTCATCGACGACCGGCTGATGCCCGCGCTGAACGAGTCGATGCTCGAGTTCCCCATGTTCACGAGCGAGCTCATCACGGCCTACTCCCGCAACGTCCGCGACCTCGAGGTGCCCCCCACCTCCTACCACCGCATCGAGGACGCGTTCCTCGCGAAGTGA